From Neorickettsia helminthoeca str. Oregon, one genomic window encodes:
- a CDS encoding demethoxyubiquinone hydroxylase family protein has product MQVNRIIDRILRVNHAGECAAVQVYRGQLRGLGDDLEKKKLVSEMMKSEQAHLQFFRSEIINLKTRPSLLLATWKSLAFGLGYLSARAGVPTAMACTVAIEEVIDEHYQKQIRLLEKISLSDTRLLKKIVQFRQDELDHRNIAMENEARKAPCYVAITGITKFCCRVGIFVAKRI; this is encoded by the coding sequence ATGCAAGTTAATCGTATCATCGACAGAATACTGAGAGTGAACCATGCTGGAGAATGCGCGGCGGTTCAAGTCTATAGGGGTCAGCTGCGAGGTCTAGGTGATGATCTAGAAAAGAAGAAGCTCGTTTCTGAGATGATGAAATCCGAGCAGGCACACTTGCAGTTCTTTCGCAGCGAGATCATTAATTTAAAGACGAGACCGAGTCTATTACTCGCAACGTGGAAATCTCTCGCATTTGGGTTGGGATACCTGAGTGCAAGAGCTGGTGTACCGACTGCGATGGCATGTACTGTAGCTATAGAGGAAGTCATCGATGAGCACTACCAAAAGCAAATAAGGTTACTAGAGAAAATTAGCTTATCTGATACTCGGTTACTAAAGAAAATTGTACAATTTCGCCAGGATGAGCTAGACCATAGGAACATAGCTATGGAAAATGAGGCAAGAAAAGCACCTTGCTATGTCGCTATCACAGGGATAACGAAGTTCTGTTGCAGGGTTGGTATCTTTGTTGCTAAGCGGATCTAG
- a CDS encoding disulfide bond formation protein B: MLFSKKLVAFNLFLSSLFALVFAVILEYAFGYHPCTLCIYERWPYFIVLLISVRMLFLDEVTPLFFYLAIAALSAGALITLYHIGIEYHLFIKEESCSITYHNIHEIDSLHKQLISNEIVRCNTPQTVFGIRLTHINLLYSMLSITVTLFIHRRYAS, translated from the coding sequence ATGCTGTTTTCAAAGAAGTTAGTCGCATTTAACCTTTTTCTATCGAGCTTGTTTGCTCTCGTGTTCGCAGTCATACTGGAATACGCATTCGGTTACCACCCATGTACTCTATGTATATATGAAAGGTGGCCTTACTTCATCGTTCTTCTAATCTCAGTGAGGATGCTTTTCCTGGATGAAGTAACTCCGCTTTTCTTTTACCTTGCTATTGCAGCTCTATCAGCTGGTGCGCTGATCACGCTATACCACATAGGAATCGAATACCACCTGTTTATCAAGGAGGAGAGTTGTAGTATCACGTACCACAACATACATGAAATCGACAGCTTACACAAGCAGCTCATATCAAACGAGATAGTAAGATGTAATACTCCCCAGACAGTATTCGGTATACGCTTAACTCATATAAATCTGCTATATTCCATGCTAAGCATAACCGTGACACTTTTCATACATAGAAGATATGCAAGTTAA
- a CDS encoding RNA polymerase factor sigma-32, which translates to MVGFLLSLDNSEFDRYARKVLAIPMLEEDEERSLLERWCVHKDVEAAQKLVEAYLRLVVKVVMRFKNYGLPLMDLASEGNIGLMKAIKNFDNTLGYKIATYAVWWIKAAINEYIIRSWSMVKIGTTAAQRKLFFNLRKLKNSIDSCGLEKGQMVEKISKLLDVPESDVKEMEAILSSKDVSLNARIGEDDGTEVHDMLAGPGPDQESLLSDEQQRRIKANLLKEAVDSLDDRHRKIFILRSLSSTPSTLKELSEKFSISQERVRQIHVRAMEKVKEYVQTHRSALGMV; encoded by the coding sequence ATGGTAGGGTTCTTGTTATCTCTTGATAATTCAGAGTTTGATCGCTATGCAAGGAAGGTTTTAGCGATTCCAATGCTTGAGGAGGATGAAGAGCGCTCACTGCTGGAGAGGTGGTGTGTACACAAGGATGTGGAAGCAGCACAGAAACTCGTAGAAGCATATTTGAGACTAGTAGTCAAAGTAGTGATGCGTTTCAAAAATTATGGTCTCCCGCTCATGGATTTGGCTTCCGAGGGTAATATCGGTCTGATGAAAGCGATCAAAAATTTTGATAATACCCTGGGATATAAGATTGCTACTTATGCTGTCTGGTGGATCAAAGCAGCGATAAATGAGTATATTATTCGTTCTTGGTCAATGGTCAAGATTGGTACCACTGCTGCGCAGCGTAAACTTTTTTTCAATCTTCGCAAGTTAAAGAATTCCATAGACAGTTGCGGCCTCGAAAAGGGTCAGATGGTCGAGAAAATATCGAAATTGTTAGATGTGCCTGAAAGCGACGTGAAGGAAATGGAAGCGATCTTGAGTTCCAAGGATGTCTCTCTGAACGCGCGAATAGGCGAGGATGATGGAACCGAAGTCCATGATATGCTTGCAGGACCGGGTCCTGATCAGGAGTCCTTGTTGTCAGATGAGCAGCAGAGACGTATCAAAGCTAATCTACTGAAGGAAGCTGTCGACTCACTTGATGACAGACATAGGAAAATCTTTATTCTCAGAAGTTTGAGTAGTACTCCCAGTACACTGAAGGAGTTGAGTGAAAAATTTTCTATCTCTCAAGAAAGGGTTAGGCAGATACACGTGCGGGCGATGGAAAAAGTCAAAGAGTATGTGCAGACACACAGAAGTGCTCTCGGAATGGTGTAA
- the ftsZ gene encoding cell division protein FtsZ translates to MTLRLSVPLNQNPTLLPKIAVIGVGGAGGNAINNMINSGLCGVKFIAANTDAQALEYSLADTKVQLGVNLTKGLGAGSIPEIGRQAAEESINEIADVIEGVDMLFITAGMGGGTGTGAAPVIAKLASEHKVLVVAVVTKPFYFEGGRRAKVAEAGVETLRKYVDTYIVINNQNLFKIANEKTTFAEAFKEVDKTLYFHVREISSLMVNPGYINLDFADVRSVMSKMGKALMGTGEASGENRAIKAAENSIANPLLDNLSVQDAKGILMNITGGPDMTLFEVDAAANCVREKANENVNIIFGSTCTESMNNAVRVSVVATGISTEIEHQNEEEDSTHDVDGLSEWKSHRSDEQREIELLEVPAFIRRVKRKI, encoded by the coding sequence ATGACGTTACGTCTCTCTGTGCCTCTTAATCAGAATCCTACGTTGCTCCCTAAGATCGCTGTGATTGGTGTCGGAGGCGCTGGTGGCAATGCTATCAATAATATGATCAACTCCGGATTGTGTGGTGTGAAGTTCATCGCCGCTAATACCGATGCGCAGGCCCTCGAATACTCACTCGCTGACACAAAGGTCCAGTTGGGAGTTAATCTCACTAAAGGTCTGGGTGCTGGCTCCATTCCCGAAATTGGTAGACAAGCTGCCGAGGAATCCATTAACGAAATCGCTGATGTCATAGAGGGTGTAGATATGTTATTTATCACTGCTGGGATGGGCGGTGGTACTGGTACAGGTGCTGCACCTGTGATAGCAAAACTAGCATCTGAGCATAAGGTCCTGGTTGTGGCTGTGGTTACTAAGCCATTCTACTTTGAGGGCGGTAGGAGAGCTAAAGTCGCCGAAGCTGGTGTCGAGACACTCAGGAAATACGTAGATACCTATATAGTGATCAATAATCAGAATCTTTTCAAAATTGCAAATGAGAAGACAACGTTTGCTGAAGCTTTCAAGGAAGTCGATAAGACACTTTATTTTCATGTCAGAGAAATCAGTAGTCTGATGGTGAATCCTGGCTATATTAATCTGGATTTCGCTGATGTACGCTCTGTAATGAGCAAAATGGGTAAGGCATTAATGGGTACTGGTGAGGCATCCGGTGAAAATAGAGCAATCAAGGCTGCTGAAAACTCAATAGCGAACCCTCTTCTGGATAATTTATCAGTCCAGGATGCTAAGGGTATTCTGATGAATATTACCGGTGGCCCTGATATGACGTTGTTCGAGGTAGATGCAGCAGCGAATTGTGTGAGGGAAAAAGCTAATGAAAATGTAAATATTATTTTCGGCTCCACTTGCACTGAATCAATGAATAATGCAGTAAGAGTATCCGTCGTTGCCACCGGTATCTCTACGGAAATTGAGCACCAAAATGAGGAAGAGGATTCTACACATGATGTGGATGGTCTATCTGAATGGAAGTCACATAGATCCGATGAGCAGAGAGAAATAGAACTACTCGAAGTACCTGCGTTCATACGTAGGGTCAAGCGGAAAATCTGA
- a CDS encoding peptidoglycan D,D-transpeptidase FtsI family protein: MKWKKIAKRKLLLVKLIMGTYFLIVCGTLFSRCIIKLEVNKANFSNKVEYPPVLYDRNGEIIAFNLPTVSVYTFVKKLRGDHSEISTKLAEALLNTSRQELMKKFASTEGFVWLKRYLTPNELHRILLLGMPGLYFREEHKRVYISRNLFAHVLGYVDNDNLGIAGFEYYLHSKKNPQTYKDGVHLSLDSRVQAVLRSAMQEAIERFDAIGAAGIVMDANTGEVIALVSLPDFDPNHVQLSREEERFNRVSLGRYEFGSIMKIFTVACAMENGVISGEDTYDVVTPLKISGYTIKDLYKARKSIYNVAEILKYSSNVGMAQIAMKMGSEVQYNCFQELGFFDDIKFEIPEKSIPSRPKESRLTSVTLSYGYGFTPTLLHVMKATAILINDTGCLPTITLLKGNKENNTCIPVIREEVRKEMRKFMRGVVLDGSGRRADAVGYQVGGKTGSSEKNINGIYLKDKNLASFVAVFPMENPRYVIGISVDEPKSSRAVTGGVVSAPIAKKVIMYMAPLMNIKPVNDIKRLRS, from the coding sequence ATGAAGTGGAAAAAAATTGCTAAGAGAAAGTTACTATTAGTGAAGCTCATAATGGGTACCTATTTTCTCATTGTCTGCGGGACTCTTTTTAGTAGATGTATCATCAAGTTGGAGGTCAACAAAGCAAACTTCTCGAACAAAGTGGAATATCCACCAGTGCTATATGATCGAAATGGTGAAATTATCGCATTTAATCTTCCAACAGTTTCCGTGTATACGTTTGTGAAAAAATTACGTGGTGATCATTCAGAGATTTCTACAAAACTTGCTGAGGCACTTCTGAATACTTCTAGGCAAGAGCTTATGAAAAAATTTGCTTCCACTGAGGGTTTTGTGTGGCTGAAGAGGTATCTTACACCTAATGAGTTGCATAGGATTCTTCTTCTAGGTATGCCCGGACTATATTTTCGTGAGGAACACAAGAGAGTATATATTTCGAGGAATCTGTTTGCACACGTACTTGGGTATGTAGACAATGATAATCTCGGGATTGCTGGATTCGAGTATTACTTGCATTCTAAGAAGAATCCTCAGACGTATAAAGATGGTGTTCATTTAAGCTTGGATTCTCGTGTACAGGCTGTTCTGCGTTCCGCAATGCAGGAAGCAATCGAGCGTTTCGATGCAATAGGCGCTGCGGGAATCGTGATGGATGCGAATACGGGTGAAGTAATAGCACTTGTTAGTCTACCGGATTTTGATCCAAATCATGTTCAATTATCCAGGGAAGAGGAGCGATTCAATAGAGTCTCCTTGGGAAGATATGAGTTTGGTTCAATTATGAAAATTTTCACTGTTGCGTGTGCGATGGAGAATGGTGTAATTTCAGGAGAGGACACATATGATGTAGTGACTCCACTAAAGATTAGTGGTTACACTATCAAGGACCTGTACAAGGCAAGAAAGTCCATATACAACGTCGCAGAAATACTCAAGTATTCGTCTAACGTTGGAATGGCACAAATTGCAATGAAGATGGGTAGCGAAGTGCAATATAATTGCTTCCAAGAGTTAGGTTTTTTCGATGATATAAAATTCGAAATTCCAGAAAAAAGTATTCCTTCCAGACCTAAGGAGAGTCGTTTAACTTCTGTGACTCTTTCGTATGGCTATGGGTTTACTCCGACGCTTCTACATGTGATGAAAGCCACTGCAATACTCATCAATGATACGGGATGTTTACCTACCATAACCCTGCTCAAGGGAAATAAAGAAAATAATACTTGTATTCCTGTTATAAGAGAGGAGGTCCGAAAAGAAATGCGGAAGTTTATGAGAGGGGTAGTCTTAGATGGAAGCGGTAGAAGAGCGGATGCAGTAGGATATCAGGTAGGAGGCAAGACAGGGTCTTCTGAAAAGAACATCAACGGTATATATCTGAAAGATAAGAATCTTGCTTCTTTTGTTGCAGTATTTCCTATGGAGAATCCACGGTACGTGATTGGTATTAGCGTCGATGAGCCAAAATCATCTAGGGCAGTCACAGGTGGGGTTGTTTCCGCGCCGATTGCAAAAAAGGTGATCATGTATATGGCTCCGCTAATGAACATCAAACCAGTCAATGATATCAAAAGGTTGCGCAGTTAA
- the hpf gene encoding ribosome hibernation-promoting factor, HPF/YfiA family, with protein MKVIVAGHGFNLGSSLSEHITDHLSSSVEKYFSHAVSGRVSLSKVGRLFSADIVVNDGVPNKPVIKASAESSDPYLAADSAIARISAKLRRYKQKLKDHKTASRFNMKLSLHQQDYEEGGVRQLVVKEEKIELRQLSLEDAIMHMDLISAAVFVFINIESNRLSIIHREDKGDHIVLLDTNQTFKESES; from the coding sequence ATGAAAGTAATAGTTGCTGGGCATGGTTTCAATTTAGGTTCTAGTTTGTCTGAGCATATAACTGATCATCTTTCTTCGAGTGTGGAGAAATATTTTTCTCACGCTGTCAGCGGTAGAGTCTCATTGTCCAAGGTGGGTCGTCTTTTCAGTGCCGATATCGTTGTCAATGATGGCGTACCTAATAAGCCTGTCATCAAGGCTAGTGCTGAATCCAGTGATCCATACTTAGCTGCTGATAGTGCAATCGCCCGGATTTCTGCAAAGCTGCGTCGCTATAAGCAGAAGCTAAAGGATCATAAGACCGCATCTAGATTCAATATGAAGCTCTCGCTTCATCAGCAGGATTATGAAGAGGGTGGAGTAAGGCAGTTGGTCGTGAAAGAAGAAAAAATTGAACTAAGACAGCTTTCTTTAGAGGATGCGATAATGCATATGGACTTGATATCTGCTGCAGTTTTTGTCTTTATCAACATTGAGAGCAATAGGCTCAGTATCATCCACAGGGAGGATAAGGGCGATCACATCGTGCTGCTCGACACCAACCAGACATTCAAGGAATCTGAGTCGTGA